Proteins co-encoded in one Erwinia sp. genomic window:
- a CDS encoding hypothetical protein (ID:JIFNMEKO_01000;~source:Prodigal:2.6), which yields MKTMALIVLITALTGCSSTPVTRYYQLPADTAATSDEVVYEKSETQSAVWVEPVALTDALAGSGIVYQQSDVQYVIASTNLWATPLDQQLQLALIGDLSRQLPGRLISGQPLGADPLRLSVSVNGFHGRYDGSVVITGNWILDNQGTLISRSFSMSLPQSEDGYDALVATLAKGWHQESKNLADVIRNTK from the coding sequence ATGAAAACTATGGCACTAATTGTGTTAATAACAGCGCTGACCGGCTGCAGTAGTACGCCGGTAACACGCTATTACCAGTTACCTGCTGACACGGCGGCAACGAGCGACGAAGTTGTGTATGAAAAAAGCGAAACCCAGTCGGCAGTCTGGGTGGAGCCTGTTGCATTAACTGATGCACTCGCCGGTAGTGGAATTGTGTATCAGCAGAGCGATGTTCAGTATGTGATAGCCAGCACCAATTTATGGGCAACACCACTTGATCAGCAGTTACAACTGGCTCTTATTGGTGATCTTTCCCGGCAACTTCCCGGCAGATTAATTTCAGGGCAACCGCTTGGAGCAGACCCTCTACGTTTAAGTGTTTCTGTTAATGGGTTTCACGGGCGTTACGACGGCAGTGTGGTCATCACTGGCAACTGGATTCTTGATAATCAGGGTACACTGATTAGTCGAAGTTTCTCGATGAGCCTGCCCCAGAGTGAGGATGGCTATGATGCGCTGGTAGCCACTTTAGCTAAAGGGTGGCATCAGGAGTCCAAAAATCTTGCTGATGTGATCCGTAACACAAAATAA
- the fabA gene encoding 3-hydroxydecanoyl-[acyl-carrier-protein] dehydratase (ID:JIFNMEKO_01002;~source:Prodigal:2.6), whose translation MVDKRSSYTKEDLIASGRSELFGAGGPPLPSGNMLMMDRVIDMREDGGNYDKGFVEAELDIHPDLWFFDCHFIGDPVMPGCLGLDAMWQLVGFYLGWLGAEGKGRALGVGEVKFTGQVLPSARKVTYRIQFKRVINRKLVMGVADGEVLVDGKVIYTATDLKVGLFKDTTQF comes from the coding sequence ATGGTAGATAAACGCTCATCCTATACCAAAGAAGACCTCATCGCGTCAGGTCGCAGTGAACTTTTTGGTGCTGGCGGCCCGCCATTACCTTCCGGCAATATGCTGATGATGGATCGCGTCATCGATATGCGTGAAGATGGTGGTAATTATGATAAAGGCTTCGTCGAAGCTGAACTGGATATTCATCCTGATTTATGGTTTTTCGACTGCCATTTTATTGGCGATCCTGTCATGCCTGGTTGCCTTGGTCTTGATGCCATGTGGCAATTAGTGGGTTTTTATCTCGGCTGGTTGGGTGCAGAAGGCAAAGGTCGCGCGCTTGGTGTCGGTGAGGTCAAATTTACCGGGCAGGTACTGCCAAGCGCCCGGAAAGTCACCTACCGTATTCAATTTAAACGTGTCATCAATCGCAAGCTGGTAATGGGGGTTGCGGACGGTGAAGTATTGGTTGATGGTAAAGTGATTTACACGGCGACCGATCTTAAAGTGGGTTTGTTCAAAGATACCACCCAGTTCTGA
- the pqiB gene encoding Paraquat-inducible protein B (ID:JIFNMEKO_00999;~source:Prodigal:2.6), which yields MKKNDLETANIDQIKRWSPVWIVPLVTLFIGAWILFYHFSHQGPVIVFTTTNAEGIVAGKTTIKSRSVDVGVVETMVLTDDLHHVEITARLNSGMEKLLKQDSVFWVVKPAIGKEGVTGLGTLLSGAYIELQPGSSKESSRNFALLSSPPLAPPDAKGIRVTLDSDKAGQLTPGDPVLFRGYRVGSVEASGFDADKRMMTYQLFIGAPYDRLITTNVRFWKESGIAFDMSGSGMRIEMTSLTTLFSGGVSFDVPDGFELGQLAQNKAEYKLFDNKKSIQDSLYSEHTDFVMLFNDSIRGLQPGATVEFRGIRLGTVAEVPYQKPDLAQRMDNDYRIPVLIRIEPDRFESMLGRDFDINMHLRESIGAGLRASLKSANLLTGSLYVDLDFYQKADRYTGPYEFAGYPLIPTMSGGLNQIQQKVMEALDKINKLPLNPLITQATNTLQESQNTLKSMQKTIDSMNQIISSPAMKALPEETQQTLRELNRSMKGFQPGSPAYNKMVADMQRLDQVLRELQPVLRTLNTKSNALVFEAKPGEDPQPVRAKK from the coding sequence GTGAAGAAAAATGACCTCGAAACGGCTAACATTGATCAAATTAAGCGTTGGTCACCGGTGTGGATTGTTCCTCTGGTTACCCTGTTCATTGGTGCCTGGATCCTGTTTTATCATTTTAGCCACCAGGGGCCTGTCATTGTTTTCACTACCACCAATGCCGAAGGTATCGTGGCTGGCAAAACAACAATAAAAAGTCGCAGTGTCGATGTGGGTGTTGTTGAAACCATGGTGCTTACTGATGACTTACACCATGTTGAAATCACCGCACGACTTAACAGTGGAATGGAAAAACTGCTGAAGCAGGACAGCGTGTTTTGGGTGGTGAAACCGGCGATTGGTAAAGAGGGGGTAACCGGCTTAGGTACTCTTTTATCAGGGGCTTATATCGAATTGCAACCGGGAAGTAGCAAAGAAAGCAGTCGGAATTTCGCATTACTTTCTTCGCCACCTCTCGCACCACCAGATGCGAAAGGTATCAGGGTTACCCTTGACAGTGACAAAGCGGGGCAACTGACACCGGGTGATCCGGTATTGTTCCGTGGCTACAGAGTGGGTTCGGTTGAGGCTAGTGGCTTTGATGCAGATAAGCGAATGATGACTTATCAGCTGTTTATTGGTGCGCCATATGACCGTTTGATTACCACCAATGTACGATTCTGGAAAGAGAGTGGTATCGCTTTTGATATGTCGGGCTCGGGCATGCGCATTGAAATGACTTCACTGACAACATTATTTAGCGGAGGGGTAAGTTTTGATGTTCCTGATGGTTTTGAGCTCGGGCAATTAGCACAGAACAAGGCTGAATATAAGTTATTCGATAACAAGAAGAGTATTCAGGATTCTCTTTACTCTGAGCATACTGATTTTGTCATGCTATTCAATGACTCTATCCGGGGGCTACAGCCGGGAGCCACTGTTGAATTTCGCGGGATCCGTTTAGGTACAGTAGCTGAAGTCCCTTATCAGAAACCGGATCTGGCACAACGTATGGACAATGATTACCGCATCCCGGTATTGATCAGGATTGAACCTGATCGTTTCGAAAGCATGTTGGGAAGAGATTTTGATATTAACATGCACTTGCGCGAGAGTATTGGCGCTGGATTACGTGCATCATTGAAATCTGCCAATTTACTGACGGGATCATTGTATGTCGATCTCGACTTCTATCAAAAAGCTGATCGTTACACCGGACCTTATGAGTTCGCGGGGTATCCTTTAATACCCACTATGAGTGGTGGTCTGAATCAGATTCAGCAAAAAGTGATGGAAGCGTTGGACAAGATTAATAAATTACCGCTTAATCCGTTGATCACTCAGGCTACAAACACGCTGCAAGAGAGTCAGAACACACTGAAGTCGATGCAAAAGACAATCGACAGCATGAATCAAATCATCAGCAGTCCGGCGATGAAAGCACTGCCGGAAGAGACTCAGCAAACGTTGCGTGAACTCAATCGCAGCATGAAAGGATTCCAGCCGGGTTCACCTGCTTACAACAAGATGGTGGCTGATATGCAGCGCCTGGATCAGGTGCTACGTGAATTACAGCCAGTACTCAGAACATTGAATACCAAAAGTAATGCGCTGGTGTTTGAAGCAAAACCGGGAGAGGATCCCCAGCCAGTAAGGGCGAAAAAATGA
- the pqiA gene encoding Paraquat-inducible protein A (ID:JIFNMEKO_00998;~source:Prodigal:2.6) has translation MCSPDDQQQWILCPQCDLATRLPVLKAGQKASCPRCHTPLSVCWSEPRRRSTGYALAALFMLVLANLFPFVNMEVAGLTSEIYLLQIPQIMTTDDYRSLGVLFMLFVQLVPACCMVMIIILVNNLPLPLIIKRSLARGLFTLKTWGMAEIFLAGVLVSFVKLMAYGDIGVGSSFLPWCLFCVLQLRAFQCVDRRILWQKIAPVPRLPSVPVAGQAGLGQGLRSCHCCTAILSIDQRTCPRCATRGYARRRHSLQWTLALLLTSLILYIPANMLPMMVTEALGNKITSTIMAGVILLWSDGSYPVALVIFIASIMVPSLKMLAIAWLCWDANARRTDRGDRERMHRIYEVVEFVGRWSMIDVFVIAVLSALVRIGGLMNIYPDVGVQLFAMVVILTMFAAMVFDPRLTWDRLNMKKNEEAVREEK, from the coding sequence ATGTGTTCTCCTGATGACCAACAACAGTGGATACTCTGCCCACAGTGCGATCTGGCAACGCGTTTGCCCGTGTTGAAAGCAGGGCAAAAAGCCAGTTGTCCCCGTTGCCATACTCCGCTGAGTGTTTGCTGGTCCGAACCCCGCAGACGCTCAACGGGTTATGCGCTGGCAGCGTTATTTATGCTTGTGCTGGCGAACTTATTCCCTTTTGTCAATATGGAGGTCGCCGGGTTAACCAGTGAAATCTATCTGTTGCAGATCCCACAGATCATGACGACAGATGATTATCGTTCACTGGGGGTTCTGTTCATGTTGTTTGTGCAGTTGGTGCCAGCGTGTTGTATGGTGATGATCATCATTCTTGTCAATAATCTACCACTGCCGCTGATCATCAAACGTTCACTAGCCAGAGGGTTATTTACCCTGAAAACCTGGGGAATGGCTGAGATATTTCTCGCCGGTGTGCTGGTGAGTTTCGTGAAATTAATGGCGTATGGTGATATCGGCGTCGGTAGCAGCTTTTTGCCCTGGTGTCTGTTTTGCGTACTGCAATTGAGAGCATTTCAGTGTGTTGATCGGCGGATATTGTGGCAAAAAATTGCTCCGGTACCGCGGTTGCCCTCAGTCCCTGTTGCTGGTCAGGCTGGACTAGGTCAGGGATTACGCTCCTGTCACTGCTGCACGGCCATTTTGTCCATTGACCAGCGAACGTGTCCCCGTTGTGCCACACGTGGATATGCACGGCGACGGCATAGCCTGCAGTGGACATTGGCTCTGCTGCTCACCTCGTTGATCCTGTACATTCCCGCCAATATGCTGCCGATGATGGTCACTGAGGCATTAGGTAATAAAATCACCTCGACGATTATGGCTGGTGTGATTCTGCTCTGGAGTGATGGTTCATACCCGGTTGCGCTGGTGATATTTATCGCAAGTATTATGGTGCCTTCGTTGAAAATGCTGGCTATTGCCTGGCTTTGCTGGGATGCCAATGCCCGAAGAACCGACAGGGGCGATAGGGAACGCATGCACAGAATCTACGAGGTTGTGGAGTTTGTCGGACGCTGGTCGATGATCGATGTTTTTGTTATTGCGGTATTGTCTGCACTGGTACGCATCGGCGGTTTAATGAATATATACCCGGATGTCGGTGTGCAGTTGTTTGCGATGGTGGTCATTTTGACAATGTTTGCTGCCATGGTGTTTGATCCCAGATTGACCTGGGATCGTCTGAATATGAAAAAGAATGAGGAAGCTGTCCGTGAAGAAAAATGA
- the rmf gene encoding Ribosome modulation factor (ID:JIFNMEKO_01001;~source:Prodigal:2.6), whose protein sequence is MMKRQKRDRLERAHSRGYQAGISGHNKEMCPYQTLDARPHWLGGWRRAMEHKILAH, encoded by the coding sequence ATGATGAAGAGACAGAAACGTGACCGACTGGAACGTGCGCATTCCAGAGGATATCAGGCTGGTATCAGCGGACATAATAAAGAGATGTGCCCTTACCAGACACTTGATGCCAGGCCACATTGGCTGGGAGGCTGGAGAAGAGCGATGGAACATAAAATACTTGCTCACTGA